TCTGTTCGCGGACGCTCTGGGCTTCCGCCCGCCCGCGCGTCGAGTGATGGCGGGCACGGCCTGCCGCGGCAATAGCGAAGGGCCGCGTGACACCTGCGCGCGGCCCTTCGGCATGCCCAACCAATAAAGGGAGCTAGAGCGCCTTTTCGCCCCGCTCGCCGGTGCGGACCCGAATCACGTCGGACACGGGCAGAACGAAGATCTTGCCATCGCCGATCTGCCCTGTCTGGGCCGCCTTGATAACGACCTCTATGACCTTCTCCGCGTCGCTGTCCTTGACCACCGTTTCTATCTTCACCTTGGGTAGCATGTCCACGGACACCTTCTCGGCGCCGCGGCCCTGGTAGACGATGCCCCGTTGTACTCCACGCCCGGTCACGTGCACCACGTTGAGGCCCACGAAACCTGCGGCGGCCAGGGCGTTCTTCACGTCGTCCAGCTTCTCCGGACGGATGATGGCTTCGATTTTCTTCACTGGACGCATCCTCCCTGTTGTAGTAGGCTTTCCATCTGGCTAGTCACTGTACGCCGGCTCCCCATGCTGGGACATGTCCAGACCTCGCGCTTCTTCCTTGTCGGACACGCGCAGGCCCATGACGGCGTCCAGCACCTTCAGGATAATCCAGGTCATGACAAATGAGAAGACCCAGGTCGCCACGACAGCCAGAATCTGGATGAGGAACTGCTGGGGGTTGCCGTAGAACAGGCCATCAGCGCCGCCGGGGTTGACGAGCTTCGTCGCGAAGAGGCCGGTCGCCAGCGCGCCCCACGTCCCACCGACGCCGTGGCAGCCCCAGACATCCAGAGAGTCATCCAGCTTCCACCGCGCGCGCAGGCGGCATGCGAGGAAGCAGAAGACGCCCGCGCCCAGCCCGATGATGATGGCGGCCATGGGCGTCACAAAACCGGAGGCGGGTGTGATAGCGACCAGGCCGACGACAGCCCCGGTGGCGGCGCCCACAACACTCGGCTTCCCGCCGAAAACCCAGGTCATGGTCATCCAGGTGAGCGCCGCCATGGCCGCGGCCGTGTTGGTCACGACGAAGGCGCTGGTTGCCAGTCCGCCGGCTGTCAGGGCGCTACCCGCGTTGAAGCCGAACCATCCGAACCACAGGAGTCCCGCGCCCAGCACTATGTAAGGGACATTGTGGGGCTCCATGGGTTCTTTCCCGAATCCCAGTCGTTTCCCGAAGACAAAGGCTGCCGCCAGCGCCGCGACGCCAGAGCTGATGTGCACCACCGTGCCGCCCGCGAAGTCCAGGGCGCCCAGGCCGCGTAGCCATCCGCCCGTGCCCCAGACCCAGTGGGCCATCGGGGCGTAGACCAGCGTGGCCCAGAGAACGATGAAGACAAGGAACGTCTTGAACTTCATGCGCTCGGCGAAGGCGCCGGTGATCAGCGCAGGGGTGATGATGGCGAACATCATCTGGAACGCCATAAAGGCCTGGTGAGGAATCGTCGCCGCATAGTCCGCGTTCGGCTCAAGCCCCACGCCGTTCAGCCCGAACCACTCCAGCCCGCCGATGATGCCTCCCTTGTCTGGCCCGAACGCCAGGCTGTAGCCCCACAGGACCCACTGGACGCTGATGAGAGCAATGATAATGAAGCTCTGCATGATGGTGCCGAGAACATTCTTGCTCCGGACCATGCCCCCGTAGAAGAACGCCAGCGCGGGAGTCATGACCAGGACCAGCGCGGCGGCCACAAGGACCCACGCTGTATCGCCCGCGTTGACCTCCGCCGCCGACAAGGCCGCCCTCGTCACGGGCCAGGATATGATGGACATATGCGGTCGTTCCTCCTTACTATGAGCAATAATATGCATGGTACATGCCTCACGTTTCGGCGTTGTTACGACGGCGTTACCAGAGTGTAACGGTCTGGATGGCAGAAGCGTTTCCAACGAGTGGGCGCGCTGGGGCCCGTCGCGGGAGAAGGCTATGGGCCGACTGCCGTGAGGATCAGATAGGGCCGCCGAGCATGCTATAATTGCCGTTGCTATGGTCGCCCTGTCCACGTTTGTCTCAGTCATTGGCGGGAGCCAGTGTTCCGCCGAGGCGTATGCTTTGGCCGAGGAGGTCGGCCGCGAACTGGCCCGCCGCGGGGCCGTCGTGGTCTGCGGGGGACTCACGGGCGTCATGGAGGCGGCCTGCAAGGGAGCCAAGTCGGCGGGCGGAACAACCGTCGGCATCATCCCGTCGGGGAGCCACCTGGACGCCAATCCCTGGGTGGACATCCCCATCGTGACGGGCATCGGCTACGCACGGAACGTCATGGTCGTGAAGACGGGACGGGCGGTCATCGCGGTGGACGGCAGCTACGGCACCCTCTCGGAAATCGCGATTGCGCTGGCGGAGGGCATCCCCGTCGT
This window of the Dehalococcoidia bacterium genome carries:
- a CDS encoding P-II family nitrogen regulator: MKKIEAIIRPEKLDDVKNALAAAGFVGLNVVHVTGRGVQRGIVYQGRGAEKVSVDMLPKVKIETVVKDSDAEKVIEVVIKAAQTGQIGDGKIFVLPVSDVIRVRTGERGEKAL
- a CDS encoding ammonium transporter — its product is MSIISWPVTRAALSAAEVNAGDTAWVLVAAALVLVMTPALAFFYGGMVRSKNVLGTIMQSFIIIALISVQWVLWGYSLAFGPDKGGIIGGLEWFGLNGVGLEPNADYAATIPHQAFMAFQMMFAIITPALITGAFAERMKFKTFLVFIVLWATLVYAPMAHWVWGTGGWLRGLGALDFAGGTVVHISSGVAALAAAFVFGKRLGFGKEPMEPHNVPYIVLGAGLLWFGWFGFNAGSALTAGGLATSAFVVTNTAAAMAALTWMTMTWVFGGKPSVVGAATGAVVGLVAITPASGFVTPMAAIIIGLGAGVFCFLACRLRARWKLDDSLDVWGCHGVGGTWGALATGLFATKLVNPGGADGLFYGNPQQFLIQILAVVATWVFSFVMTWIILKVLDAVMGLRVSDKEEARGLDMSQHGEPAYSD
- a CDS encoding TIGR00725 family protein, giving the protein MVALSTFVSVIGGSQCSAEAYALAEEVGRELARRGAVVVCGGLTGVMEAACKGAKSAGGTTVGIIPSGSHLDANPWVDIPIVTGIGYARNVMVVKTGRAVIAVDGSYGTLSEIAIALAEGIPVVGLQTWTFSYNNHEKANNAIVPVKTPAEAVERALALAQQREQLLKAQRTGQ